The following are from one region of the Planctomonas sp. JC2975 genome:
- a CDS encoding sialidase family protein, protein MQFKDEFAEQQATGSQAGKAPRMTRRMFIGTGAAVVGGLALGASAPAYASAAGPGGPSGYNVTPFGPVVVTPSDVTGASYARAVQFGTSRPGQPRSLLATYQSFGGTPFPLYRSDDGGHTWAQQGSILGPQAPAGIYLQPYLYELPRAFAGLPKGALLFACNYWPFDFSKPFPFASTNIQLYASTDGGVTWQLLSTVAQGGPPDTTNGATPVWEPFLLLNKNNLICYYSDQRDPNFGQKLAHQTSTDLRNWGPVVDDATGTAYADRPGMTSVARLRGDLWIMTYEFGAPDDPVNPDQNNYTYHVHYRIAKDPESFRFSADTPLLDQSGYAPNAAPIVSWSDSGGANGTIVVTDNDDQDFFINRALGDPGSWTRLSSPMPAGYSRFTIPLDMPGGPRKPGMVFVITGAQYNQAGGMEAGVISLDNAVPHPGPGPHGAGAAREDRQAFVDRAAAYALAHR, encoded by the coding sequence ATGCAATTCAAGGACGAGTTCGCAGAGCAGCAAGCGACCGGGTCGCAAGCCGGCAAAGCGCCCCGCATGACACGGAGGATGTTCATCGGCACAGGCGCAGCCGTCGTCGGGGGGCTTGCGCTGGGAGCGTCGGCGCCCGCGTACGCGTCGGCCGCCGGTCCAGGTGGGCCCAGCGGCTACAACGTGACGCCATTCGGCCCGGTGGTCGTCACGCCAAGCGACGTGACGGGTGCGTCATACGCGCGAGCCGTGCAATTCGGCACCTCCAGGCCGGGTCAACCTCGCTCACTGCTCGCCACCTATCAGAGCTTCGGTGGCACCCCCTTCCCGCTCTACCGCAGCGACGACGGCGGCCACACCTGGGCCCAGCAGGGGAGCATCCTCGGCCCCCAGGCGCCCGCCGGGATCTATCTGCAGCCCTATCTGTACGAATTGCCACGCGCTTTCGCGGGGCTTCCCAAGGGCGCCCTGCTCTTTGCGTGCAATTACTGGCCGTTCGACTTCTCGAAGCCGTTCCCGTTCGCAAGCACCAACATCCAGCTCTACGCGAGTACGGATGGCGGCGTCACCTGGCAATTGCTGAGCACTGTCGCCCAGGGCGGCCCGCCGGACACCACGAACGGTGCGACCCCGGTGTGGGAGCCGTTCCTGTTACTGAACAAGAACAACCTGATCTGCTACTACTCCGATCAACGGGATCCGAACTTCGGCCAGAAGCTCGCTCACCAGACCAGCACCGACCTCCGCAACTGGGGACCCGTCGTGGATGACGCGACCGGAACCGCATACGCCGACCGACCCGGCATGACCTCGGTGGCGCGACTGAGGGGTGATCTATGGATCATGACCTACGAGTTCGGAGCGCCGGATGACCCGGTGAACCCCGATCAGAACAATTACACGTACCACGTGCACTACCGCATCGCAAAGGATCCGGAGTCGTTCCGGTTCTCCGCCGACACCCCGCTCCTCGACCAGAGCGGGTACGCCCCGAACGCTGCTCCCATCGTGTCGTGGTCGGATTCGGGGGGCGCGAACGGAACGATCGTCGTGACGGACAACGACGATCAGGACTTCTTCATCAATCGAGCTCTCGGCGATCCTGGGTCGTGGACTCGGTTGTCGTCGCCCATGCCGGCCGGGTACAGCCGATTCACCATCCCGCTGGATATGCCAGGGGGTCCGCGGAAGCCGGGCATGGTGTTCGTCATCACGGGGGCGCAGTACAACCAGGCCGGTGGGATGGAGGCCGGTGTCATCTCGCTCGACAACGCAGTACCGCATCCTGGCCCCGGGCCGCACGGCGCGGGCGCAGCTCGTGAAGACCGTCAGGCCTTCGTCGACCGTGCGGCCGCGTATGCACTCGCGCATCGATGA
- a CDS encoding extracellular solute-binding protein codes for MNNSHDVARLSRRSFLAASGGVAAAALLAACSSGGGSAKPIKFWNMPWGGIDFAPTDKQITLAYKPSGELPPATYQSVQWANFTTTFASAVASNTGPAVSSGSGTQAFQFAKQHHIAYADDLLDSWKKNGLYDDFLPGVLDAMKTPAGYVAVPYNLDMRVLWYRKALLEKAGVTPPKDWQSYLDACEALKKIGTYGFGIASGAQGNGFQILVGLLINNGGGLFDKEQKPNCVTQENLDALDFVVEMVRKGYMDPGSVGYSTTNAYSQWKADKFAMGFESPGLAQQVGGAAGPDIYVGDPLVSGNGKKGALYFPNNIMMYTNTPSQKGSEAFLTYYYKNMAPLWTKNTGIGLPVLKSIAATKEFQADPNAAKMISVWQPICKTWAAPGGDALFSNVTLVDSTPAMTTFAQSVLSLKATPKEALTTLQNTLVSQMK; via the coding sequence ATGAACAACTCACACGATGTGGCGCGCTTGTCGCGTCGCAGCTTCTTGGCTGCGAGCGGCGGCGTTGCGGCGGCCGCGCTGCTGGCTGCCTGCTCCTCAGGCGGTGGAAGCGCGAAACCAATCAAGTTCTGGAACATGCCATGGGGAGGAATCGACTTCGCCCCGACCGACAAGCAGATCACGCTGGCGTATAAGCCCTCCGGTGAGCTGCCACCGGCCACCTATCAGTCCGTGCAGTGGGCGAACTTTACGACCACATTCGCCTCCGCCGTTGCCTCGAACACAGGGCCGGCTGTGAGTAGCGGCAGCGGCACTCAGGCGTTCCAGTTCGCGAAGCAGCACCACATCGCCTATGCGGATGACCTGCTCGATTCCTGGAAGAAGAACGGGCTGTACGACGACTTCCTCCCGGGGGTGCTTGACGCCATGAAGACACCGGCCGGGTATGTCGCCGTCCCGTACAACCTCGACATGCGCGTGCTCTGGTATCGGAAGGCTCTCCTGGAGAAGGCCGGAGTGACTCCGCCGAAGGATTGGCAGTCGTACCTGGATGCCTGTGAGGCATTGAAGAAGATCGGCACGTACGGCTTCGGCATCGCCTCCGGTGCTCAGGGCAACGGATTCCAAATCCTCGTGGGGCTCCTGATCAACAACGGCGGCGGCCTGTTCGACAAGGAACAGAAGCCGAACTGCGTCACTCAGGAGAACCTCGACGCTCTCGACTTCGTGGTGGAGATGGTCCGTAAGGGATACATGGACCCGGGCAGTGTCGGCTACTCGACGACCAACGCTTACTCCCAGTGGAAGGCGGACAAGTTCGCTATGGGGTTCGAGAGCCCGGGCCTCGCCCAACAGGTGGGCGGCGCGGCCGGTCCGGACATCTACGTGGGCGATCCCCTCGTCTCAGGTAACGGCAAGAAGGGTGCGCTGTACTTCCCGAACAACATCATGATGTACACGAACACCCCGTCCCAGAAGGGATCCGAGGCGTTCCTGACGTATTACTACAAGAACATGGCCCCGCTGTGGACAAAGAACACCGGTATAGGGCTCCCGGTGCTCAAGTCCATTGCCGCAACCAAGGAATTCCAGGCTGACCCGAACGCGGCCAAGATGATTTCCGTGTGGCAGCCGATCTGCAAGACGTGGGCGGCACCCGGCGGAGACGCACTCTTCTCCAACGTGACGCTGGTCGACAGCACGCCGGCGATGACGACGTTCGCGCAAAGTGTGCTCTCCCTGAAAGCGACGCCGAAGGAGGCGCTGACCACACTGCAGAACACGCTCGTGTCGCAGATGAAGTAA
- a CDS encoding LacI family DNA-binding transcriptional regulator: MSLLDMLGAEGIVSRRGCGSQDDEKDEAVATYKDIQRATGLSLATISKYFNGRNVLEANREAIESAARELDFRPNEFARTLRSRRSRTVGVLLPALDNDFHLTIIAGVEEELRPRGISVIVAASPDPRDETVDLLMGRMVDGIVTVTSAHDVPALRAAAEQVPVVMVDWYIDDIRADGVFLDNDAAGALGARHLLDHGHRRIGFVGGEPAISSMRLRTQGFERALACDGVAVDPTLQRLVPLTVEAGYEAAHELLALRPRPTAIFTANYELTLGTVTAVNDSGLRIGRDISVVGFDSRELAQALVPKLTVIVQPTRKIAQHAAQLIADHIESRGERPVPRIEYLDPQLIPGASVTRLDE; the protein is encoded by the coding sequence TTGTCGCTGCTCGATATGCTAGGGGCCGAAGGAATCGTTAGCCGTCGTGGTTGCGGGTCTCAGGATGATGAGAAAGACGAGGCTGTGGCGACCTATAAGGACATCCAGCGGGCAACCGGACTTTCGCTCGCCACGATCTCGAAATACTTCAACGGACGCAACGTGCTCGAGGCGAATCGTGAGGCTATCGAGTCAGCCGCACGCGAGCTCGACTTTCGCCCCAATGAGTTCGCTCGAACACTGCGCTCACGACGCTCCCGGACGGTCGGGGTGCTGCTGCCGGCACTGGACAACGACTTCCATCTGACGATCATCGCCGGGGTGGAGGAGGAGCTTCGGCCGCGCGGCATCAGCGTCATAGTGGCGGCGAGTCCCGACCCGCGGGACGAGACCGTAGACCTTCTCATGGGCCGCATGGTCGACGGGATCGTCACTGTCACCTCAGCACACGATGTGCCGGCGCTCCGCGCCGCCGCCGAGCAGGTACCAGTCGTGATGGTCGACTGGTACATCGACGATATCCGCGCCGACGGCGTCTTCCTGGACAACGACGCTGCCGGTGCCCTTGGTGCCCGGCACCTCCTGGACCACGGCCATCGCCGTATCGGCTTCGTTGGCGGCGAGCCGGCGATTTCCTCGATGCGTCTACGCACGCAGGGGTTCGAGCGTGCACTGGCTTGTGACGGGGTAGCGGTTGATCCGACACTGCAGCGCCTGGTGCCGCTTACTGTCGAGGCGGGATACGAGGCGGCGCACGAGCTTCTTGCCCTGCGCCCCCGGCCGACGGCAATCTTCACCGCGAATTACGAACTCACCCTTGGCACCGTGACCGCCGTCAACGACTCAGGTCTGCGCATTGGTCGGGACATTTCTGTGGTCGGATTCGACAGTCGCGAGCTCGCTCAGGCGCTCGTTCCCAAGTTGACGGTCATCGTGCAGCCGACACGAAAGATCGCCCAGCACGCAGCCCAGCTGATCGCTGATCACATCGAATCGCGTGGCGAGCGCCCGGTGCCGAGGATCGAGTACCTTGATCCGCAGCTCATCCCCGGCGCCTCCGTTACCCGCCTCGACGAGTGA